The Stenotrophomonas sp. BIO128-Bstrain region CTTCAGCGGCAGGTACGTCGGCTGGCGGCCGGCCTGTTCGGCCAGCGAACACATCGCCAGCGCCTGGTGGGTCTTGCCGGTGCCCGGCGCGCCTTCGAGGTAGACCCAGTCGTGCGCCGCGCCCACGGCGATGGCGCGCAGCTGCGCCAGTGCGCCATCCGGCGCGCCGATGAAGGTCTCCAGCCGCTCGTCCTGCGGGTAGCGCAGGGCAAGCGGCAACTGCGGCACGACACTCACTGCGCGTCCGGCCCCTTCGGGGTGCCTACGATCACGATCTCGGGCTTGTCGACGTAGGCATCGAGCACGATCGCCGACTTCTCACCGGCATACAGATCACTCTGGCGATAACGCTGGTGCGCATAGCGCAGCAGCACGTTGCTGACCGCCGCCACCGGCAGCGCGAGCAGCATGCCCAGGAAGCCGAACAGCTGGCCACCGGCCATCACCGCGAAGATCACCGCCACCGGGTGCAGGCCGATCTTGTCGCCGACGATGCGCGGGGTCAGCACGTAGCTTTCCAGCAGCTGGCCCACGGTGAACACCACGCCGACCAGGATCAGCAGTTTCAGATCGAAGCCCTGCGCCTGCACCAGCGCGGCCACCACGGCCATCACGATGCCGGTGGTCGCGCCCAGGTAGGGAATGAAGCTGATCAGGCCGGCCACCAGCCCGATCAACAGGCCCAGCTTCAGGCCGACCAGCGACAGGCCCGCGGCGTACACCACGCCCAGCGCGATCATCACCAGGAACTGGCCGCGGATGAATGCCCCCAGCACCTCGTCCGACTCACGCGCCAGGTTGGTGATGGTGCCGACGTGGTTGCGCGGAATCATCGAAGCCACGCGCTCGACCAGCTTGTCCCAGTCGCGCAGGAAGTAGAACGCCAGGATCGGCAGCAGCAGGATGTTGACCACCCAGGTGACCATCGTGAAGCCCGAGCGCTGCACGTAACCGAAGAAGGTCTTGGCGAAGCCACCGGCCTGCTGCCAGTGGCTGCGCACCCACTCGATCAGCCGGTCCGGGTCCATCCACTGCATGACCTCCAGCCCGGTCTTCTGCTCGAACCACGGGATGCCTTTTTCCATCAGCCATTGCTGTGCCTGCGGGATCGCCGCCACCAGCGTGGCGACCTGGCGCTCGATCATCGGCACCAGGATCAGCAGCGCGGCGGTGATCAGCAGGATCATCGCGACGAACACCAGCACCACGCCGGTGTTGCGCGAGCGGCCGGTGGCCTCGATCCGGTCGACCAGCGGGTCGCCCAGCCAGGCCAGCGCCAGGGCCAGCACGAAGGGGGTCAGGATCGGGCCGAGCAGCCAGATCACCCAGCCGGCGGCAAGCGCCACCAGCACATACTTCAACCGCCTGAGGAACTGCGCGATTTCCGCTTCGGGGGTAAGGATCATCGCAGGCGGTACTCGTTGCTGGCAGGCGGCGGCAGGGCCGAGGGGTTGGTTTCATCGATCGGCACCGGCAGGGCCAGCGGCGCGGTCGGCGCGATCACGCCGTTGTCGCCCAGCATGCGGTTCAGGCCGGGCAGGCCGGTGGTCAGTTCCAGCGACAGCTCCAGGCGGTCGCCAGAGGCGCGCACCGGGGTGACGTTGCGCACCACCGCGGTCTCGCGCAGGCCGGCAGCCAGGCGCATGTAATCCTCGGCACTGTTCAGGCCCAGCACCACGATCGTGTAGGTCCCGGCGGCACCGGTGGCGGCCCCGGCCTTGGCATAACGGCGAACCAGCGCATCGGCGGCGCCGTCGGCACCACCGGCCATGGCGCGGCGGGCGTCACTGTCCTTGGTGCTCCACTTGTTCAGTTCCTTGCCGCCATCGACGAATACCCAGTCGGCGACCCAGCCACTGCCATCGCGGTAGAGCTTGCCGATCAGCTGCATCGGCGGGGCATAGCGCGCCGAGGCGCGGGCGACGGCGGCCGTATCCTGGCGCCAGATCGCGCCGACCAGCGCCTGCTCGGCCGCGCTGCCCGAGGGCAGGCCCAGCTTGTAGCCGCGTTCGATGGCCCGGTTGAGCAGCGGGCGGGCCGCGTTGGCCTGCTGGACGGTGACCAGGCGCGGGCCGGAGCCATCGTCGATAGCCAGCCAGATCACCGGCTTCGGGCGGGGCTGCGGCCACAGCGGCAGGCCCAGGGCCGAGATCAGCCCGTCGACGTCATCCTCGCGGAAGCGCGCCACCAGGATCGTGCGGTAGCTCGGGGCGCCGCCGGCCGAGGTGCTCTGGTCCTGGCGGTAGTCATAGCTGGCCACGTAATCCTTGGCGTTGCGCAGGGCCTGCATCACCCCGGGGCGGCTCATCACGCTGCGGTCGCCCGAGAGTTTGGCCAGCACATTGCCCAGCGCCCTGGCCAGGGCACCGTTGCGGTCCGAATCGGCCTGGCTGTTGACCGGGACCTCGGCCTCGTAAGCGCCACTGGCGGTGGCCACATCGCCTTCGGTGCGCAGGCCGCTCTGGGCCATCGAGGCCACCGGCAGGCACAGCGCGAGGAACATCATGAAAAAGAGGCTGCGGCGCATCAGGACTTCCATTGAGCGTATCCGGGGGGAATTGTTGCCCGAATAGGGCCTGCGCGCCAACGTGGCCTGTTAAAATCGCGCTTTCACCCCAGCGCAGCGCCGACGCCCGTGACCAATTCCCCGTCCAACCCCTCTCCCCTGA contains the following coding sequences:
- a CDS encoding DUF2066 domain-containing protein, yielding MRRSLFFMMFLALCLPVASMAQSGLRTEGDVATASGAYEAEVPVNSQADSDRNGALARALGNVLAKLSGDRSVMSRPGVMQALRNAKDYVASYDYRQDQSTSAGGAPSYRTILVARFREDDVDGLISALGLPLWPQPRPKPVIWLAIDDGSGPRLVTVQQANAARPLLNRAIERGYKLGLPSGSAAEQALVGAIWRQDTAAVARASARYAPPMQLIGKLYRDGSGWVADWVFVDGGKELNKWSTKDSDARRAMAGGADGAADALVRRYAKAGAATGAAGTYTIVVLGLNSAEDYMRLAAGLRETAVVRNVTPVRASGDRLELSLELTTGLPGLNRMLGDNGVIAPTAPLALPVPIDETNPSALPPPASNEYRLR
- a CDS encoding AI-2E family transporter → MILTPEAEIAQFLRRLKYVLVALAAGWVIWLLGPILTPFVLALALAWLGDPLVDRIEATGRSRNTGVVLVFVAMILLITAALLILVPMIERQVATLVAAIPQAQQWLMEKGIPWFEQKTGLEVMQWMDPDRLIEWVRSHWQQAGGFAKTFFGYVQRSGFTMVTWVVNILLLPILAFYFLRDWDKLVERVASMIPRNHVGTITNLARESDEVLGAFIRGQFLVMIALGVVYAAGLSLVGLKLGLLIGLVAGLISFIPYLGATTGIVMAVVAALVQAQGFDLKLLILVGVVFTVGQLLESYVLTPRIVGDKIGLHPVAVIFAVMAGGQLFGFLGMLLALPVAAVSNVLLRYAHQRYRQSDLYAGEKSAIVLDAYVDKPEIVIVGTPKGPDAQ